A genomic stretch from Candidatus Kapaibacterium thiocyanatum includes:
- a CDS encoding GNAT family N-acetyltransferase: protein MVTVADASHERYAEEIVETIFLAAQQRGTGIARRTPEYIVQKMREGKAIVAITSDGHFAGFCYIETWEHGRYVANSGLIVAPDFRKLNLARRIKRAAFELSRKKYPTAKIFGITTSAAVMKLNSELGYIPVHFSLLTTDEVFWKGCQSCPNYDILQRTEQKMCLCTGMLFDPETQQKETP from the coding sequence ATGGTGACCGTGGCCGATGCCTCACACGAACGCTATGCCGAAGAGATCGTGGAAACGATCTTCCTTGCCGCACAACAGCGTGGCACGGGTATCGCACGCCGTACACCGGAATACATCGTGCAGAAGATGCGCGAAGGCAAGGCCATCGTGGCCATCACGTCGGATGGGCATTTCGCCGGTTTCTGCTACATCGAAACATGGGAGCATGGACGTTACGTGGCGAATTCAGGCCTGATCGTCGCGCCGGACTTCAGGAAGCTCAACCTCGCACGACGCATCAAGCGTGCTGCCTTCGAGCTGTCCAGGAAGAAGTATCCGACAGCGAAGATCTTCGGCATCACGACCAGCGCCGCCGTCATGAAGCTCAACAGCGAGCTCGGCTACATTCCCGTGCACTTCTCGTTGCTGACGACGGACGAAGTGTTCTGGAAGGGATGCCAGAGCTGCCCGAACTACGATATCCTCCAGCGTACCGAACAGAAGATGTGTCTGTGTACGGGCATGCTGTTCGATCCCGAAACACAACAGAAGGAAACACCATGA
- a CDS encoding 5-(carboxyamino)imidazole ribonucleotide mutase, whose protein sequence is MSSKPIVGIIMGSDSDLPVMRDAAIILEEFDVPYEMRVVSAHRTPADMAEYGSTAHERGIKVIIAGAGGAAHLPGMTAAFSPLPVIGVPIPTRHLKGMDSLMSIVQMPAGVPVATVAIGGGRNAGLLAIEMLSIADPSLLQKLIVFKQRIAEESRAKNDHL, encoded by the coding sequence ATGAGTAGCAAGCCTATCGTTGGTATCATCATGGGAAGTGATTCGGACCTGCCCGTCATGCGGGATGCGGCCATCATTCTCGAAGAATTCGACGTTCCGTACGAAATGCGCGTCGTCAGTGCTCACCGTACACCTGCCGACATGGCTGAGTACGGAAGCACCGCTCACGAACGCGGTATCAAGGTCATCATCGCCGGTGCCGGAGGTGCAGCGCATCTGCCCGGCATGACGGCTGCGTTCTCGCCCCTTCCCGTCATCGGAGTACCGATTCCCACGCGGCATCTCAAGGGTATGGATTCCCTCATGAGCATCGTCCAGATGCCCGCCGGTGTTCCCGTGGCCACCGTCGCCATCGGTGGCGGCCGCAATGCCGGCCTTCTCGCCATCGAAATGCTGTCCATCGCAGATCCTTCACTTCTGCAGAAGCTCATCGTCTTCAAGCAGCGTATCGCCGAAGAGTCGAGAGCGAAGAACGACCATCTGTAG